TTTTCGAATAAGGGAGCAGACCTCGTCGAGATTGAATCGTTTTTCCGGGACCAGAATGCAATCCGCGCCGCCGGCCATGCCGGAGTGAGTGGCAATCCAGCCGGCGTGCCGGCCCATCACCTCGACAACCATGACCCGCTGATGGGATTCGGCGGTCGTATGCAGGCGATCGATCGCTTCAGTGACGATCTGAACCGCGGTGTCGAAGCCGAAGGTGTAGTCCGTTCCCGCCAGGTCGTTATCGATGGTTTTGGGAACACCGACTACAGGATAGCCTTCCTGTTTGAACAGCCTGTTCGCAACACCCAGCGTATCTTCGCCGCCGACGGCCACCAGGTAGTTCAGGCCGAACTTCTTCCAGTTCGACTTGAGTTTCTGAACCTGCTCCACCTCCTTGAATGGATTCGTACGGGATGTTCCCAGGATCGTGCCGCCTCGCGGAAGAATTCCCGTAACAGAGAAATCGGTAAGCGGCTCGACCAGCCCCTCCACGAGGCCCGCCCATCCTTTTTTGATTCCGAGGACTTCGTAGCCGAGCGCGCGGGACCGGCGAACCACGGCGCGGATCACGGCATTCAAGCCGGGACAATCGCCGCCGCCAGTCAGGATTCCGATTTTCTCCATGGGCATATCCTCCGCTTCTATAATAAGGCATGCGTGTTTTGGCGGTCGACACGAGCTCTGAACGGGGAAGTGTCTGCATTGCGGAGAACGCGCAAGTTCTCGGCGAGGTGCGTATTGCCTCGTCTATCCAGTATTCCGAACGGCTTTTCCGCTCTATTGAGTTCTTATTCCAGTACTTGCCGTTTCAACTGTCCGACATCGATTTATTCGTTTCCGCCAGGGGCCCCGGCTCCTTCACGGGGCTGCGAGTCG
This portion of the Terriglobia bacterium genome encodes:
- a CDS encoding ATP-dependent 6-phosphofructokinase, which produces MEKIGILTGGGDCPGLNAVIRAVVRRSRALGYEVLGIKKGWAGLVEGLVEPLTDFSVTGILPRGGTILGTSRTNPFKEVEQVQKLKSNWKKFGLNYLVAVGGEDTLGVANRLFKQEGYPVVGVPKTIDNDLAGTDYTFGFDTAVQIVTEAIDRLHTTAESHQRVMVVEVMGRHAGWIATHSGMAGGADCILVPEKRFNLDEVCSLIRKRIERGREFSIVVVAEGAMPDETHQVMAKAGHLDEFGHAQLGGIGHWVGDQIEARTGIETRVTVLGHVQRGGTPTAYDRVLATRFGLKAVELIREKQFGHMASLRGTEIMAVPIEEALTQKLLDPKVFDDAAVFFG